One region of Apium graveolens cultivar Ventura unplaced genomic scaffold, ASM990537v1 ctg5380, whole genome shotgun sequence genomic DNA includes:
- the LOC141702621 gene encoding uncharacterized protein LOC141702621 — MEGSRAEETMCTMKRNVTIVFPVDIYRSRLLDAFNSWGGDLTFDLSKLIKFVVDRSQGCATTIVLPRCISTEDLIFVSDKCPSLKVVAVFDTYDGDVGCAISDLLAKWKKLEVLKLDGCLNLDLVLIIDEIGLNCKNFVELCVINTDINQSAASAIVSNLSTIKRLVLDRTNLEKVNLVLILRGCKELELLYVRDCVGFDKDDGEILMFASEIKDFRCDGSTAEI; from the exons ATGGAAGGATCAAGAGCGGAGGAGACAATGTGTACGATGAAGAG AAATGTTACAATTGTTTTTCCTGTTGACATCTACCGGTCAAGATTACTAGATGCATTTAACAGTTGGGGCGGGGATTTAACTTTTGACTTGTCAAAACTGATCAAGTTTGTTGTTGACCGAAGCCAAGGATGCGCTACTACTATTGTGCTTCCGAGATGCATAAGCACCGAGGATCTTATATTTGTTTCTGACAA ATGTCCTTCTTTGAAAGTTGTGGCCGTGTTTGATACATATGACGGTGATGTTGGCTGTGCTATTTCAGATCTCCTTGCCAAATGGAAAAAATTGGAGGTATTAAAATTGGACGGGTGCCTCAATCTGGATCTGGTACTAATTATTGACGAAATTGGACTCAACTGTAAGAATTTTGTGGAGCTTTGTGTTATAAATACAGACATTAATCAGTCGGCAGCATCAGCTATAGTTTCAAACCTTTCAACCATAAAGCGGTTGGTTCTTGACAGgaccaaccttgaaaaggttaATCTAGTACTGATATTGAGGGGATGCAAAGAACTTGAACTGCTCTATGTCAGGGATTGTGTAGGATTTGACAAGGATGATGGGGAGATACTAATGTTTGCTTCTGAAATTAAAGACTTCCGATGTGATGGTTCAACAGCCGAAATCTAA